In the Prochlorococcus marinus str. MIT 9312 genome, CTCCTGAAAGATGAAGATATCTTTCATGGAGCAGAAGCAATAAATACTATTTGCAAACAGATAAAAAACCCTTCAAGTAGTCTACTTTTATTACTTTCTAGAATATTCAAATCAAATAAAAGGACAAAAGTATTATTCCCATTACTTGTTAGAGCAAGAAGATTAGCATTGATATCAAAAGGCATATCAACATCTCTAGTTTAAAATCAAAGATTTATAAACAATAAATAACATATTTATAAGCTTCTGTATCAATAAATGATAATTAATTATTTATTAGCTAGAACTAAGTGGTAACACTAAATATAAATGATAGAAAACTTCAATCCCTTTATTTCATTAGGCGGTGACAACCAAAAAGTTAATCATATGGCTGAAGCTGCACTTGAAATGAATTTAACATGCAATGATTTAAAGAAGGATTTAAATTTAACTGATGGGGATGTAGTTGATATGTTACAACTAGTTATGGATAGTTTTAAAAATAATAATTAATTTTAAATCGTTATAAATATTTTTTATATTCCTATTTATTTAATGAAAACAATACAA is a window encoding:
- a CDS encoding DCC1-like thiol-disulfide oxidoreductase family protein, which produces MTSNYTFIYDGECPFCNHFAELLEIKSKLNNIKILDGRKNLNLIKSLLEKGYDIDKGAILLKDEDIFHGAEAINTICKQIKNPSSSLLLLLSRIFKSNKRTKVLFPLLVRARRLALISKGISTSLV